TACCCATACATTCTCAAAACTTCAGGCAATCCGCTCCTAGCCATGTAACCCACACGGACTGTCCCCATATAGCGGCCCTGCATATCGAACACCTTAATGAGACCCGCTGCAATTCCCGTGCCAGCATTCGCACCGAAAGCCACGCGGTCCTTCAATGCGGTTGTCGTGTCGGCGCCAATCCTGATCCAATCAATGTTGGCATAGTCGCCAGTGATGGTCAAGCGGATAACATGTTCGCCGGCAGAAAGAGTCACCTTCCCCGCTTCAACTTCAGAATAAGTGTCCCAATCTTCACCCGCAGGGACCTTGATGGTATCTGACACCACCTTGTCGTCAACCGAGAGGATAAACGAAGAAGCGTTACTGCCGCTAGCCACGCGGGCTGTCAGCGGGTAATCCCCAGCAGCGGTCACATTCACCGTGTATTCCAACCATTCACCAGTTTGAGTATAACCGATGGCAAATTCGCATTGCCCCGCCGTGGTGCAGGATTCATCGAGAGCGACCACGTCGACTTCATCTTCACGGTAGACCTTGCCCTGGTTTTCGCGGTCGTTGTCGTAGAAGGCCTTGTTATGGCCGCCCACATCGTAATTTTCGGCCTCGATTTTGCCCGGAATTGTCGCCGGCTTATCGTTGTATGCCGTCTGCGGAACAGCTGTCTTTTCGCTTTCCATGTACCAGTAGTCGAAATCAAACCCGCCCTGCTTTACCACAAAGAACAGGTCGTCGACGCCGGCAGCATTGGCCACATCGAAGGTATGTTCTTCCCAAGCAGAACTTGAAGGGATATTCATGGATGCAAGGAGAGCGCCGTTTTCGGAACCGGCATGCAGTTCAAGCTTACCGCCGTTACCCCTGGTGCAAACGATAATGCGGTCGGCACCGTCGCCCATGTCAACAGAGCGCACCTTGGTATAGAATCCGCTGTTCATCTTGGTGAGGAATACATTGCCGTATTCGGCACCGACATGCTCGATGATGGTGTAGCCACCCGACGTATTGACAGTCATGCCGCCAACCCAGGACTTGGTTTCGGCTTCCACGCGCACGAACGGGTCGAGGTTCTTGATAGGCTTCACAACGCCATTGTTGGTGGCACGGATTGTGGGAATGGTACCGTCGGCATTCCAGGTGAATTCCTCGATGGCGGTAGAACGGCTGTAGCCGCCGCCCTTCACGTTCTTCTGGTTGTGGTAGAAGAAGAAGCTGCGGCCCTTAAAGTCGACAATGCCGGAGTGGACGGTGAATGCGGAACCCGGTTCGCTACTCGGCATAATGACGCCCTTGTAGGTCCAGGGGCCCGTCGGGGAATCGCTCCAGGAATAGTCAATGGATTCGGGAATGCCACCGGCGGCGTAAATCATGTAATACTTCTTGCCGCGCTTGTGAATCCACGGGCCTTCGGTATACTTGCCGTTAAAG
The nucleotide sequence above comes from Fibrobacter sp. UWP2. Encoded proteins:
- a CDS encoding family 43 glycosylhydrolase yields the protein MFGKNKVAVALALSAAFAYAENPLIQTYYSPDPAPVVFGDTLCTYSGNDEGGSFFTMHGWRVSCTTDMVNWTDMNTLILEAGDFNGSAKKNGDWASQCIRRNDKYYYYVTVESTRGGRAINVGVSDKKEGPFKDALNGKHLAGPNWDYIDPTVFIDDDGQAWLYWGNPKLYYCPLKENMIECASEIKVSDMSTFNGKYTEGPWIHKRGKKYYMIYAAGGIPESIDYSWSDSPTGPWTYKGVIMPSSEPGSAFTVHSGIVDFKGRSFFFYHNQKNVKGGGYSRSTAIEEFTWNADGTIPTIRATNNGVVKPIKNLDPFVRVEAETKSWVGGMTVNTSGGYTIIEHVGAEYGNVFLTKMNSGFYTKVRSVDMGDGADRIIVCTRGNGGKLELHAGSENGALLASMNIPSSSAWEEHTFDVANAAGVDDLFFVVKQGGFDFDYWYMESEKTAVPQTAYNDKPATIPGKIEAENYDVGGHNKAFYDNDRENQGKVYREDEVDVVALDESCTTAGQCEFAIGYTQTGEWLEYTVNVTAAGDYPLTARVASGSNASSFILSVDDKVVSDTIKVPAGEDWDTYSEVEAGKVTLSAGEHVIRLTITGDYANIDWIRIGADTTTALKDRVAFGANAGTGIAAGLIKVFDMQGRYMGTVRVGYMARSGLPEVLRMYGYDSGVYFVRTVDGKNLKINTAEF